From Oncorhynchus clarkii lewisi isolate Uvic-CL-2024 chromosome 26, UVic_Ocla_1.0, whole genome shotgun sequence, the proteins below share one genomic window:
- the LOC139384932 gene encoding membrane-spanning 4-domains subfamily A member 4A-like, translated as MADEEAVPGAEGPLVTVTFQRTPHKKQKYLESQPKALGVAQIALSVFYISSVIVMFTNSMSMLVEDLTHVIGSVFVIIAGSLAIAAQNLHLPTLKACLGMQVVACVASVINLIVSVSDMAGHRHGYSCWKYVEINSTDHNDSCYSITDSTAHYFAELVLIHTALIAISVTLAAYCCKVVNCCSPGQRMPVITLQVPPAQQ; from the exons ATGGCAG ATGAAGAGGCCGTGCCCGGTGCAGAGGGTCCCCTTGTCACAGTGACTTTTCAGAGAACTCCTCACAAAAAACAGAAGTACCTGGAGTCTCAACCCAAAGCATTGGGG gTGGCTCAGATTGCTCTCAGTGTATTCTATATAAGTTCTGTCATTGTCATGTTCACCAACAGCATGAGCATGTTGGTTGAAGATTTAACACATGTCATTGGATCAGTGTTT GTGATCATAGCTGGTAGTTTGGCCATAGCTGCACAGAATCTCCATCTTCCCACT ctgAAGGCCTGTCTGGGGATGCAGGTAGTGGCCTGTGTAGCATCAGTGATCAACTTGATCGTCTCTGTGTCAGACATGGCTGGACACAGACATGGTTATAGCTGCTGGAAATATGTTGAAATCAACAGCACTGATCACAATGATTCTTGCTATTCAATCACT GATTCTACTGCACATTACTTTGCTGAGTTGGTCCTGATACATACTGCTCTCATCGCTATCTCTGTCACGCTGGCTGCCTACTGCTGCAAGGTGGTCAACTGCTGCTCCCCGGGACAACGAATG CCGGTGATCACACTCCAAGTCCCTCCTGCTCAGCAATGA